From the Patescibacteria group bacterium genome, the window GAGTTCTTCTAAATATGCCCCACACCCAAGTTTCTCCCCAATGTCGTAGGCCAAGCTTCTAATATATGTTCCGGTTGAACACCTAACTTCTATTTTAAGTACTGGCCAAGTATAGCTGATCAAATTTATACTATATATATTTATGAAGGAGGGTTTCCGTTCAATCTCAATACCTTTTCTCGCTAGCTCATAAAGTTTTTTACCCCCGACTTTTTTGGCACTAAACATCGGTGGGATTTGTTCCTGTTCTCCCTCAGAGTCGGATAATATTTGATCTATTTGATCTTTAGTCGGAACATTATAGCCTTTATTAATTATTTTTATCCC encodes:
- the truB gene encoding tRNA pseudouridine(55) synthase TruB; translated protein: MNEPISGFLLINKKSGPTSHDMVDSLRRITGIRKIGHAGTLDPFATGVLLMAIGRQATKKIDRFVKKDKTYVATLCLGTTTDTYDREGIKIINKGYNVPTKDQIDQILSDSEGEQEQIPPMFSAKKVGGKKLYELARKGIEIERKPSFINIYSINLISYTWPVLKIEVRCSTGTYIRSLAYDIGEKLGCGAYLEEL